From a single Acetonema longum DSM 6540 genomic region:
- a CDS encoding IclR family transcriptional regulator, whose translation MPNETQKEVLNNSIAKAVTILNCFSYEKPRLRLKDIAAATGINQATAYRMLNTLKEFGLIEQQEGIYSLGKGFLKYEGIVLNSMEIRRIGLPLLEELSNTLKANVNLAILDDNEVVYIARAETPYCSYGYFHIGMRRPIYCTALGKVLTCKNPEIAREAFKRGVKRYTFRTIVEEAEFLQELETVRLQGYAIDREEWSNGINCAAAPLYDAAGTIVAGISISGPTSVYSWEKIQEFVPLLIDYSHRISARMGARGGW comes from the coding sequence ATGCCGAACGAAACGCAGAAAGAGGTATTGAACAATAGTATTGCGAAAGCTGTGACGATACTCAACTGTTTTTCTTATGAGAAACCTCGGCTGCGCTTAAAGGATATTGCGGCGGCAACAGGTATCAATCAGGCAACAGCATACCGCATGTTGAATACCTTAAAAGAATTTGGATTAATTGAGCAGCAGGAAGGGATTTACTCTTTAGGCAAAGGCTTTCTCAAATACGAAGGGATTGTTTTAAACTCCATGGAGATCAGGCGGATAGGACTTCCTCTCCTTGAAGAACTCTCCAATACGCTAAAGGCCAATGTCAATTTAGCTATTCTCGATGACAATGAAGTGGTATATATTGCGCGGGCCGAAACACCGTATTGTTCTTATGGCTACTTTCATATCGGCATGAGAAGGCCGATTTATTGCACGGCTTTGGGCAAAGTCCTAACCTGTAAAAACCCGGAGATAGCCCGGGAAGCATTTAAGCGGGGAGTCAAGCGGTATACCTTCAGAACAATCGTCGAGGAGGCTGAGTTCCTGCAAGAGCTCGAAACAGTACGGCTTCAGGGGTATGCAATTGACCGCGAGGAGTGGAGCAATGGCATTAATTGCGCCGCCGCTCCCCTATATGATGCTGCCGGTACAATCGTGGCGGGAATCAGCATTTCCGGTCCGACGAGTGTGTATTCATGGGAAAAAATCCAGGAATTTGTACCTTTGTTAATTGATTATTCACACCGGATATCAGCCCGTATGGGAGCGCGGGGCGGCTGGTAA